One window from the genome of Oryza glaberrima chromosome 3, OglaRS2, whole genome shotgun sequence encodes:
- the LOC127768001 gene encoding uncharacterized protein LOC127768001: MADEYNQYGGGGGGPRGGAAPHGLLLAVVVGLVVAGPLFLGDGGEAVTEAVAELLSPVGLLLLPVCLLLLIRLLSSDRGAAALADAFAFGGSPDAVHRVGGSPVGVALMLLLILALLYYRTALFGGDGGDDE, from the coding sequence ATGGCGGACGAGTACAAccagtacggcggcggcgggggagggccgcgcgggggggcggcgccgcacGGGCTGCtgctggcggtggtggtggggctgGTGGTGGCGGGCCCGCTcttcctcggcgacggcggggaggccGTGACGGAGGCCGTCGCGGAGCTGCTCAGCCCCGtggggctcctcctcctccccgtgtgcctcctcctcctcatccgcctcctctcctccgaccgcggcgccgccgcgctcgccgacgcGTTCGCCTTCGGGGGCTCCCCCGACGCCGTCCACCGCGTCGGCGGCTCGCCCGTCGGCGTCGCGCTCATGCTGCTCCTCATCCTCGCCCTCCTCTACTACCGCACCGCCCtcttcggcggcgacggcggcgacgacgagtag
- the LOC127765827 gene encoding uncharacterized protein LOC127765827, with product MAATATAVAASLSVPGGLGRPLARVSSPAAPMRAASPAAARRAVVVRASEAEPVRREKASAAAAAAGIAAVAAVAAALAVPEVAEAAPALSPSLKNFLLSIASGGVVLVAIVGAVVAVSNFDPVKRT from the coding sequence ATGGCCGCCACCGCGACCGCCGTTGCGGCGTCTCTGTCCGTGCCCGGGGGGCTCGGGAGGCCGCTGGCTCGcgtctcgtcgccggcggcgccgatgagagccgcctccccggcggcggcgcggcgggccgTCGTCGTCCGGGCGTCGGAGGCGGAGCCggtgaggagggagaaggcctcagctgctgccgcggcggcggggatagccgcggtggcggccgtggcggcggcgctggcggtgcccgaggtggcggaggcggcgccggcgctgtcgccgtcgctcaAGAACTTCCTGCTCAGCATCGCGTCCGGCGGCGTTGTGctcgtcgccatcgtcggcgccgtcgtcgccgtctccaACTTCGACCCCGTCAAGCGGACCTGA
- the LOC127767595 gene encoding serine/arginine-rich-splicing factor SR34-like isoform X1: MSRRWSRTIYVGNLPGDIREREVEDLFYKYGRIVDIDLKIPPRPPGYAFVEFEDPRDAEEACAGRDGYNFDGHRLRVEPAHGGRGNGGSSFDRPSNFGGGGRRGVSRHSEYRVLVTGLPSSASWQDLKDHMRKAGDVCFSEVYREGGGTVGIVDYTNYDDMKYAIKKLDDSEFRNAFSKGHIRVKEYDGKRARSYSRSRSPSRSRSKSRSLSKSPRTRRSASRSRSRSRSVSSRSRSASKGRSPSRSPARSKSPNASPANGEASSPKKRSPSRSPSRSRSPDAKSE, from the exons ATGAGCAGGCGGTGGAGCCGGACGATCTACGTGGGGAATCTCCCCGGCGACATccgggagagggaggtggaggaTCTCTTCTACAAG TATGGCCGAATTGTTGATATTGACTTGAAGATCCCTCCGAGGCCACCAGGCTATGCTTTTGTAGAG TTTGAAGATCCTCGTGATGCTGAAGAAGCATGTGCTGGCAGGGATGGTTATAACTTTGATGGACATCGTCTAAGG GTTGAACCTGCTCACGGTGGGAGAGGTAATGGTGGTTCCTCCTTTGACCGCCCCAGCAACTTTGGTGGTGGAGGACGCCGTGGTGTGTCCAGGCACTCAGAATACCGTG TTCTGGTTACTGGTTTGCCTTCTTCTGCATCATGGCAAGATTTAAAG GACCATATGCGCAAGGCTGGTGATGTTTGTTTCTCAGAAGTGTATCGCGAGGGCGGCG GTACTGTAGGGATTGTGGACTACACAAACTATGATGACATGAAATATGCT ATAAAGAAACTTGATGACAGTGAATTCAGGAATGCCTTTTCTAAAGGTCACATAAGG GTGAAGGAATATGATGGCAAGCGTGCCCGCTCCTATTCACGTAGCCGAAGCCCAAGTCGTAGCCGAAGCAAAAGCAGGAGCCTAAG TAAATCTCCTAGAACTCGCCGTTCAGCATcccgatctcgatctcgatcaAGGTCTGTTTCTTCCCGTTCACGGTCAGCATCAAAAGGGCGCTCTCCATCAAG ATCACCAGCAAGATCCAAATCTCCAAATGCTTCT CCTGCAAATGGTGAAGCATCAAGCCCCAAGAAACGGAGCCCAAGCAGGAGCCCATCTCGTTCACGGTCTCCTGAT GCAAAATCTGAATAG
- the LOC127767595 gene encoding serine/arginine-rich splicing factor SR34A-like isoform X2 yields the protein MSRRWSRTIYVGNLPGDIREREVEDLFYKYGRIVDIDLKIPPRPPGYAFVEFEDPRDAEEACAGRDGYNFDGHRLRVEPAHGGRGNGGSSFDRPSNFGGGGRRGVSRHSEYRVLVTGLPSSASWQDLKDHMRKAGDVCFSEVYREGGGTVGIVDYTNYDDMKYAIKKLDDSEFRNAFSKGHIRVKEYDGKRARSYSRSRSPSRSRSKSRSLSKSPRTRRSASRSRSRSRSVSSRSRSASKGRSPSRPDYLFILSGIVRRSGDCALGY from the exons ATGAGCAGGCGGTGGAGCCGGACGATCTACGTGGGGAATCTCCCCGGCGACATccgggagagggaggtggaggaTCTCTTCTACAAG TATGGCCGAATTGTTGATATTGACTTGAAGATCCCTCCGAGGCCACCAGGCTATGCTTTTGTAGAG TTTGAAGATCCTCGTGATGCTGAAGAAGCATGTGCTGGCAGGGATGGTTATAACTTTGATGGACATCGTCTAAGG GTTGAACCTGCTCACGGTGGGAGAGGTAATGGTGGTTCCTCCTTTGACCGCCCCAGCAACTTTGGTGGTGGAGGACGCCGTGGTGTGTCCAGGCACTCAGAATACCGTG TTCTGGTTACTGGTTTGCCTTCTTCTGCATCATGGCAAGATTTAAAG GACCATATGCGCAAGGCTGGTGATGTTTGTTTCTCAGAAGTGTATCGCGAGGGCGGCG GTACTGTAGGGATTGTGGACTACACAAACTATGATGACATGAAATATGCT ATAAAGAAACTTGATGACAGTGAATTCAGGAATGCCTTTTCTAAAGGTCACATAAGG GTGAAGGAATATGATGGCAAGCGTGCCCGCTCCTATTCACGTAGCCGAAGCCCAAGTCGTAGCCGAAGCAAAAGCAGGAGCCTAAG TAAATCTCCTAGAACTCGCCGTTCAGCATcccgatctcgatctcgatcaAGGTCTGTTTCTTCCCGTTCACGGTCAGCATCAAAAGGGCGCTCTCCATCAAG ACCCGATTATCTCTTCATTTTATCTGGGATTGTGCGGCGATCTGGGGATTGCGCATTAGGATATTGA
- the LOC127767596 gene encoding uncharacterized protein LOC127767596 yields the protein MAAATDAATGNATTATTTVLVGVDYSEHSYRALEEAARLAAVRFPPGAAEVVAVHARRPLAPAFVAIGAVAAVMSVEAAEQQAMERLIEEKARQLSAQYKVEVKVEVKDGEAKRVLCDAVGEHGAGMLVVGSHGYGPVLRALLGSVSDHCCRHASCPVMVVKMP from the exons atggcggcggcgactgatGCTGCAACCGGgaacgcgacgacggcgacgacgacggtgctcGTCGGGGTGGACTACAGCGAGCACAGCTACCGCGcgctggaggaggcggcgcggctcgcCGCGGTGAGGTTcccccccggcgccgccgaggtcgtCGCCGTCCACGCCCGGCGGCCGCTCGCGCCGGCGTTCGTCGCCATCG gcgcggtggcggcggtgatgagcgtggaggcggcggagcagcagGCGATGGAGAGGCTGATCGAGGAGAAGGCGCGCCAACTCTCAGCCCAATACAAG GTCGAGGTGAAGGTGGAGGTGAAGGACGGCGAGGCGAAGCGCGTGCTGTgcgacgccgtcggcgagcaCGGCGCCGGCATGCTGGTGGTGGGCAGCCATGGCTACGGCCCGGTGCTGAGGGCGCTGCTGGGGAGCGTCAGCGACCACTGCTGCCGCCACGCGAGCTGCCCCGTCATGGTGGTCAAGATGCCATAG
- the LOC127768079 gene encoding putative ubiquitin-like-specific protease 1B isoform X2 — protein sequence MTALASPFLLPHRRRKRPLDDSHFHGPQRHRRRRLGPAAFPCPPIPPEAASSPAFDMGGFVSFLRGKPRHDDAGLGVYRGWVDVRSRDLSVATAMDDDDAGFGPRLVVRRRVGDPRKAALEAAAPRPRVKMEPYYKGALEKARSYDKRLGELASQVNLQEEKLAELRKAAEPPKEDLSELFTPLTAEEENEVHKCLFGRGSSTEILALHEPSNIEVSREKFRCLRPTAWLNDELACGKNGYDYKSVKRWTTRRRLGYELIECDKIFVPVHKDVHWCLAVINMKERTFQYLDSLGCVDHHVSRVLARYIAEEVKDKSNKEIDTSIWHDELVDDIPLQQNGWDCGMFMLKYIDFHSRGLSMSFSQENMEYFRKRTVMEILRLRAD from the exons atgaccgccctcgcctcccccttcctcctcccccaccgccgccgcaagcGCCCCCTCGACGATTCCCACTTCCACGGcccgcagcgccaccgccgccgccgcctcggcccgGCGGCCTTCCCCTGCCCGCCGATCCCGCCCGAGGCGGCGTCGTCCCCCGCGTTCGACATGGGGGGCTTCGTCTCCTTCCTCCGGGGTAAACCTAGGCACGACGATGCCGGCCTCGGGGTGTACAGGGGCTGGGTCGACGTCCGGTCGCGGGATCTCTCGGTGGCCaccgccatggacgacgacgacgcggggtTTGGCCCCCGGTTGGTGGTGAGGCGGAGGGTCGGGGACCCGAGGAAGGCCGCCCtggaggccgcggcgccgcgTCCGCgggtgaagatggagccgtactACAAGGGGGCGCTCGAGAAGGCGAGGAGCTACGACAAGAGGTTGGGCGAGCTCGCGTCGCAGGTGAATCTACAAGAGGAGAAGCTCGCCGAGCTGCGGAAGGCGGCTGAGCCACCCAAGGAG GATCTGTCTGAACTCTTTACACCTCTAACTGCTGAAGAGGAAAATGAAGTTCATAAATGTTTGTTCGGTAGGGGTTCAAG TACTGAAATCCTAGCACTGCATGAGCCCTCCAACATTGAAGTTAGCAGAGAGAAGTTCCGGTGCTTGAGACCGACTGCCTGGTTAAATGATGAG CTTGCTTGCGGAAAAAATGGCTATGACTACAAATCTGTTAAAAGATGGACTACCCGCAGGAGGTTGGGTTATGAGCTTATTGAGTGTGATAAA ATCTTTGTCCCTGTACATAAAGATGTCCATTGGTGCTTAGCAGTTATAAACATGAAAGAAAGGACATTCCAATATCTTGATTCTCTTGGTTGTGTGGATCATCATGTATCAAGAGTGCTG GCTAGATACATTGCAGAGGAAGTGAAGGACAAGAGTAATAAAGAGATCGACACAAGCATTTGGCATGACGAGTTAGTTGATGATATTCCTTTGCAGCAAAATGG GTGGGACTGTGGTATGTTTATGCTCAAGTACATTGATTTCCACAGCAGAGGACTGAGCATGTCTTTTAGTCAG GAAAACATGGAATATTTCAGAAAGAGAACAGTGATGGAAATCTTAAGATTAAGAGCTGACTAA
- the LOC127768079 gene encoding putative ubiquitin-like-specific protease 1B isoform X1 — protein MTALASPFLLPHRRRKRPLDDSHFHGPQRHRRRRLGPAAFPCPPIPPEAASSPAFDMGGFVSFLRGKPRHDDAGLGVYRGWVDVRSRDLSVATAMDDDDAGFGPRLVVRRRVGDPRKAALEAAAPRPRVKMEPYYKGALEKARSYDKRLGELASQVNLQEEKLAELRKAAEPPKEDLSELFTPLTAEEENEVHKCLFGRGSSTEILALHEPSNIEVSREKFRCLRPTAWLNDEVINLYLELLKEREAREPKRFLKCHFFNTFFYKKLACGKNGYDYKSVKRWTTRRRLGYELIECDKIFVPVHKDVHWCLAVINMKERTFQYLDSLGCVDHHVSRVLARYIAEEVKDKSNKEIDTSIWHDELVDDIPLQQNGWDCGMFMLKYIDFHSRGLSMSFSQENMEYFRKRTVMEILRLRAD, from the exons atgaccgccctcgcctcccccttcctcctcccccaccgccgccgcaagcGCCCCCTCGACGATTCCCACTTCCACGGcccgcagcgccaccgccgccgccgcctcggcccgGCGGCCTTCCCCTGCCCGCCGATCCCGCCCGAGGCGGCGTCGTCCCCCGCGTTCGACATGGGGGGCTTCGTCTCCTTCCTCCGGGGTAAACCTAGGCACGACGATGCCGGCCTCGGGGTGTACAGGGGCTGGGTCGACGTCCGGTCGCGGGATCTCTCGGTGGCCaccgccatggacgacgacgacgcggggtTTGGCCCCCGGTTGGTGGTGAGGCGGAGGGTCGGGGACCCGAGGAAGGCCGCCCtggaggccgcggcgccgcgTCCGCgggtgaagatggagccgtactACAAGGGGGCGCTCGAGAAGGCGAGGAGCTACGACAAGAGGTTGGGCGAGCTCGCGTCGCAGGTGAATCTACAAGAGGAGAAGCTCGCCGAGCTGCGGAAGGCGGCTGAGCCACCCAAGGAG GATCTGTCTGAACTCTTTACACCTCTAACTGCTGAAGAGGAAAATGAAGTTCATAAATGTTTGTTCGGTAGGGGTTCAAG TACTGAAATCCTAGCACTGCATGAGCCCTCCAACATTGAAGTTAGCAGAGAGAAGTTCCGGTGCTTGAGACCGACTGCCTGGTTAAATGATGAG GTCATTAATTTGTACCTTGAATTATTGAAGGAGAGAGAGGCAAGAGAACCAAAAAGATTTTTGAAATGCCATTTctttaatacatttttttataagaag CTTGCTTGCGGAAAAAATGGCTATGACTACAAATCTGTTAAAAGATGGACTACCCGCAGGAGGTTGGGTTATGAGCTTATTGAGTGTGATAAA ATCTTTGTCCCTGTACATAAAGATGTCCATTGGTGCTTAGCAGTTATAAACATGAAAGAAAGGACATTCCAATATCTTGATTCTCTTGGTTGTGTGGATCATCATGTATCAAGAGTGCTG GCTAGATACATTGCAGAGGAAGTGAAGGACAAGAGTAATAAAGAGATCGACACAAGCATTTGGCATGACGAGTTAGTTGATGATATTCCTTTGCAGCAAAATGG GTGGGACTGTGGTATGTTTATGCTCAAGTACATTGATTTCCACAGCAGAGGACTGAGCATGTCTTTTAGTCAG GAAAACATGGAATATTTCAGAAAGAGAACAGTGATGGAAATCTTAAGATTAAGAGCTGACTAA
- the LOC127766123 gene encoding protein LURP-one-related 11-like, with product MVMLRLPSVKLWRAMVRVHSSCSSSPSPSPAPAPSEQLEEAAGAPPPAAAAASTTARRHWSEQREVFTIWMKSLVLNGSGCTVYDSGGRIVYRVDNYGSRRAADVCLMDLAGNVVVQILSKARLGHLVGRWDGYRPCRVAGAGAGGEQRPWFKAASEAWRGGGGPRCEFRSDDGGRAVRRYRMEGRLREAARAARIVDGATGAAVAEVRRKTTAGGVALGDDVLTLLVEPNVDRSLILSLLLLHHDW from the coding sequence ATGGTGATGCTGCGGCTGCCTAGCGTTAAACTCTGGAGAGCAATGGTGAGGGTGCACTCCTCttgctcgtcgtcgccgtcgccgtcgccggcgccggcgccgtcggagCAGCTGGAAGAGGCCGCcggtgctcctcctccggcggcggcggcggcgagtacgACAGCTAGACGACACTGGAGCGAGCAGCGGGAGGTGTTCACCATCTGGATGAAGTCGCTGGTGCTCAACGGCAGCGGCTGCACCGTGTACGACTCCGGCGGCCGCATCGTCTACCGCGTCGACAACTACGgctcccgccgcgccgccgacgtctGCCTCATGGACCTCGCCGGCAACGTCGTCGTCCAGATCCTCAGCAAGGCGAGGCTGGGGCACCTGGTCGGGAGGTGGGACGGCTACCGGCCgtgccgcgtcgccggcgccggcgccggcggcgagcagcggccgTGGTTCAAGGCGGCGAGcgaggcgtggcgcggcggcgggggccccCGGTGCGAGTTcaggagcgacgacggcgggcgggcCGTGCGGCGGTACAGGATGGAGGGGAGgctgcgggaggcggcgcgcgcggcgaggatcgtggacggcgcgacgggcgcggcggtggcggaggtgaggaggaagacgacggcgggcggcgtggcgctCGGCGACGACGTGCTGACGCTGCTGGTGGAGCCCAACGTGGACCGCTCCCTCATCCTGTCCCTTCTGCTCCTGCATCATGATTGGTAG
- the LOC127766122 gene encoding uncharacterized protein LOC127766122: protein MVDTRRSAAAKRPAAEEDQEEEKAAAAPSAAAGEGAGVGAGAAPAAASASAAGRRPAKRGKAVAAEVDSGKEDEEAASASGVASAADATPVGVGGGGAAVPPLDTAGLQALTGAVDRLEAILRPGEAVSNSAGHKRSALAKDLQAKLKEVKDLADGVAKKRLPPVANRRQEPWCRLISQHAKNPSIPINASHFTVGYGAHHNLRLEGSYTNSLVCRLKHAKRGALLEIYESKVVRVNGKSFDKTNKVTLCGGDEVVFNTPVRHAYIFEQLPEEKSSTSPFSSTWCSVQPGQHSLIKDFKDIFSSKEAKVTSFYFGKSRPPLMPVGSSSDPDLVSSLCKTMEDQFNSEENTPFAWCQLLKEDLKNATIDPSEISETFDSCPYYLSENTKSALHSSAYVNLHCKDYIKFTKDISSLSQRVLLSGPAGTDIYQQYLVKALAKHFGARLLTIDSSMLFGGKTTKESDSYKKGDRVRYIGSLQSTGIILDGESPPDFGSQGEICLPFEENRSSKVGVRFDEQIPGGIDLGGNCEVDHGLFCSVDSLCLDAPGWEIRSKHPFDVIIQFISEEIEHGPLVLFLKDTERICGNNDSYRALKSKLQYFPAGAFIIGSHVHPDDHKEKANASSLLLSKFPYSQAILDFAFQDFDRGTDKNKETSKATKHLTKLFPNKVTIQPPKDEIERSKWNQMLDRDVEILKGNANISKIRSFLLKMGLESSDLETVCVKDRLLTNECIDKIVGFALSHQLKHSTIPDPSSDVRFTLSSESLKHGVDMLESVESNPKSSNIRKSLKDIATENEFEKRLLADVIPPDEIGVTFEDIGALESVKETLKELVMLPLQRPELFSRGQLMKPCKGILLFGPPGTGKTMLAKAVATEAGANFINISMSSISSKWFGEGEKFVKAVFSLASKIAPSVIFVDEVDGMLGRRENPGEHEAMRKMKNEFMVNWDGLRTKDKERVLVLAATNRPFDLDEAVVRRLPRRLMVNLPDASNRRKILSVILAKEDLADDVDLEAVASLTEGYSGSDLKNLCITAAHLPIKDILEKEKKEKALAEAENRPLPQSFSSNDVRALRLSDFKHAHEQVCASVSSDSTNMNELIQWNDLYGEGGSRKRTTLSYFM from the exons ATGGTGGATACGAGGAGGAGCGCCGCGGCGAAgcgcccggcggcggaggaggaccaggaggaggagaaggcggcggcggcgccgtctgcggctgcgggggagggggcgggggtgggggcgggggcggctcccgcggcggcgtccgcgtcggcggcggggcgaAGGCCGGCGAAGCGCGGCAAG gccgtggcggcggaggtggataGCGggaaggaggatgaggaggcggcgtcggcgtcgggggtggcgtcggcggcggatgcgACGCCTgtgggcgtcggcggcgggggcgcggcggTGCCGCCGCTTGACACGGCTGGGCTGCAGGCTCTGACCGGCGCCGTGGATAGGCTGGAGGCCATCCTGAGGCCCGGCGAGGCGGTATCGAATTCGGCCG GCCATAAACGCAGCGCTCTTGCTAAGGATTTACAAGCAAAGTTGAAGGAAGTGAAGGATTTGGCGGATGGCGTGGCCAAAAAGCGGCTGCCCCCGGTGGCCAACAGGCGCCAGGAGCCCTGGTGCAGATTAATATCTCAACATGCTAAG AATCCTTCCATTCCTATTAATGCCTCGCATTTTACTGTTGGTTATGGAGCTCACCATAACTTGAGACTGGAAGGGTCATATACCAACTCACTTGTTTGTAGATTGAAGCATGCTAAG CGAGGTGCTCTTCTTGAAATCTACGAGTCCAAAGTTGTTCGTGTAAATGGAAAGTCTTTTGACAAGACTAATAAAGTTACGTTATGTGGAGGGGATGAAGTTGTTTTCAATACACCTGTGAGGCATGCTTAT ATATTTGAGCAACTTCCAGAGGAGAAATCAAGCACATCGCCATTTTCCTCTACTTGGTGTAGTGTTCAGCCGGGGCAGCATTCGCTTATCAAAGATTTTAAGGATATTTTTTCATCTAAGGAGGCCAAAGTAACATCCTTTTACTTTGGAAAGAGTCGACCTCCTTTGATGCCTGTTG GATCATCATCGGATCCAGATCTGGTCAGTAGTCTATGTAAAACAATGGAGGACCAGTTTAACTCTGAAGAAAACACACCATTTGCTTGGTGTCAATTATTGAAGGAGGATTTGAAAAATGCAACTATTGATCCTAGTGAAATCTCCGAGACATTTGATAGCTGTCCATATTATCTAAG TGAGAATACCAAATCTGCTCTCCATTCATCAGCATATGTAAATTTGCACTGCAAGGACTATATCAAGTTCACAAAAGATATTTCTTCTCTTAGTCAGCGAGTACTGCTGTCTGGTCCGGCAG GAACCGATATCTACCAACAATATCTGGTTAAGGCACTTGCAAAACACTTTGGTGCTAGGTTGCTCACCATAGACTCTTCCATGCTATTTGGT GGGAAGACTACCAAGGAATCAGATTCATACAAAAAGG gtgatAGAGTGCGGTACATTGGTTCGTTACAGTCAACAGGTATTATCCTTGATGGAGAAAg TCCTCCAGATTTTGGTTCACAAGGTGAAATATGTCTTCCTTTCGAAGAGAATAGATCATCAAAGGTTGGAGTAAGATTTGATGAACAAATTCCGGGAGGTATTGATCTAGGAGGCAATTGTGAAGTTGATCATGGTTTATTTTGTTCAG TTGATTCTTTATGCCTCGATGCTCCAGGATGGGAAATTAGATCGAAACACCCATTTGATGTCATTATTCAG TTTATCTCTGAAGAAATCGAGCATGGTCCTCTAGTCTTATTTTTGAAGGACACAGAAAGAATTTGTGGGAATAATGATTCCTATCGTGCTCTCAAGAGCAAGCTTCAATATTTCCCAGCAGGTGCTTTTATTATTGGTTCTCATGTACATCCTGATGATCACAAAGAGAAG GCAAATGCCAGTTCCCTACTTCTTTCAAAGTTCCCATACAGCCAAGCAATACTTGACTTTGCATTTCAG GACTTTGATCGTGGAACTGATAAGAATAAAGAAACTTCAAAGGCGACGAAGCATCTAACTAAGCTTTTCCCAAATAAAGTGACGATCCAGCCACCAAAA GATGAAATCGAGCGCTCAAAGTGGAACCAGATGCTAGATCGAGATGTTGAAATTCTTAAAGGAAATGCTAACATTTCAAAAATTCGCTCT TTTCTATTAAAGATGGGCTTGGAAAGCAGTGATCTTGAAACAGTATGTGTTAAGGATCGTCTCCTAACAAACGAAT GTATTGATAAAATAGTTGGTTTTGCTTTGAGTCATCAACTTAAGCACTCTACAATTCCAGACCCTTCGAGTGATGTTCGTTTCACTCTATCTAGTGAAAG TCTTAAGCATGGTGTTGACATGTTGGAAAGTGTGGAATCTAACCCTAAGAGCAGCAACATAAGGAAGTCGCTCAAG GATATTGCTACTGAGAACGAATTTGAAAAGCGACTTCTTGCTGATGTTATACCCCCGGACGAAATAGGTGTCACCTTTGAGGACATTGGGGCATTGGAAAGTGTCAAGGAAACTCTTAAGGAGTTAGTGATGCTACCTTTGCAAAGGCCTGAATTGTTTTCCAGAGGTCAACTTATGAAG CCATGTAAAGGAATATTACTTTTTGGCCCGCCTGGTACAGGAAAGACAATGCTTGCCAAAGCTGTGGCTACAGAGGCTGGTGCGAATTTCATAAATATATCAATGTCGAGCATCTCTTCAAAG TGGTTTGGTGAAGGAGAGAAGTTTGTGAAAGCTGTATTTTCACTGGCAAGCAAAATTGCTCCAAGTGTTATTTTCGTGGATGAG GTCGATGGCATGTTGGGTAGGCGTGAAAACCCTGGAGAACATGAAGCAATGCGTAAAATGAAAAATGAGTTTATGGTGAACTGGGATGGTCTAAGAACAAAAGATAAAGAGCGTGTATTAGTACTTGCTGCAACTAATAGGCCATTTGACCTTGATGAGGCTGTTGTTAGGAGGCTTCCTAGGCG GTTGATGGTGAATTTGCCGGATGCATCAAATAGAAGAAAAATTCTTAGCGTGATACTAGCTAAAGAAGATTTGGCAGATGATGTCGATCTTGAAGCTGTAGCTAGCTTGACTGAAGGGTATTCTGGCAGTGATCTCAAG aatctatGTATTACTGCTGCTCATCTCCCTATTAAAGATATCCTTGAAAAGGAGAAGAAG GAGAAAGCTTTAGCAGAGGCAGAAAATAGGCCACTGCCCCAATCATTTTCAAGTAACGATGTCCGTGCCTTACGACTAAGTGATTTCAAACATGCTCATGAGCAG GTCTGTGCAAGTGTGTCTTCGGATTCAACTAACATGAATGAACTTATTCAATGGAATGATCTTTATGGAGAAGGTGGATCAAGGAAAAGGACTACTCTAAGCTACTTCATGTAG